In the genome of Streptomyces sp. SAI-127, the window CGGGGCGGGCCGCGGCGCCGGTGCGGGCTTCGGGCCCGGAGTGGGACGGGAGCCGGGAGCGGCCGGGGCGGCGGGAGCCGCGGGCCTCTCGGCGGCGGCCGGCTTGGGAGCCGGCGGGCGCGGGGCGGCCGGACGGGCGGCCTGCGCGGGAGAGGGGGCTGCCGGCCTGGCCGGGGCAGCCTTGCGTGCGGGGGCGGGCTTGCCGCCTCCGTTGCCCTGCTGGAGGGCGTCCGTCAACTTACGGACAACGGGCGCTTCGATGGTCGAAGACGCCGAACGGACGAATTCACCGAGTTCTTGGAGCTTGGCCATGACGACCTTGCTCTCCACCCCGAACTCCTTGGCGAGTTCGTATACCCGGACCTTAGCCACTTCGCTCCTTTTAGGTCCGGGTGCGTCCGGACCGTCGCTACTTCATGGGCGTACTCATCGCGTGCTCATCGAGTGCTCATCGCAATCTCGACCTACTTCCAACTCGCGGGGTACCAGGGCCGCACGGGGGTTCCGCGCGACGCTTCTTACGGTGTTGCCTGCTCAGCAACTGTCTGTCTGCTCGACGTACTGGCGCAACGCCTTTATGTCGAGCGCTCCCGGGGCGCGCAACGCCCTCGTGAACGCCCGGCGGCGTACCGCCTGGTCGAGACAGACCAGGGCGGGGTGTACATACGCACCCCGGCCGGGCAGCGTACCGCGAGGATCGGGAACGCATGCGTCCTCGATCGCCACGATGCGCAGCAGATCGGTCTTGGCCGCTCGCTGCCTGCAACCCACACAGGTGCGTTCAGGGCATGCTCGGGCGGGCGTCCGGCCAGACACTCTTAAGTCTACCTCCCCGTACCGACCTCACCCCTTGGGGGCAGCGATCGAACGGTTGTTGTCGTGATCTAAGCCACCTGCGGCTTGGATCTATTCCCCGGCGCCCGTCACCGGCGCCATCCGCCGGCGCTACTCGCCGG includes:
- a CDS encoding YlxR family protein, whose protein sequence is MSGRTPARACPERTCVGCRQRAAKTDLLRIVAIEDACVPDPRGTLPGRGAYVHPALVCLDQAVRRRAFTRALRAPGALDIKALRQYVEQTDSC